The nucleotide sequence GAGGACCAGCACCATGGGCGTCACACTCGCCAAGGGGGGAAATGTCTCCCTCTCCAAGGCCGCGCCGAACCTCACTCAAGTGTTGGTCGGGCTCGGCTGGGACGTCAGGACCACTACCGGCGCACCCTTCGACCTCGACGCCAGCGCACTGCTGTGCCAGGGCGGCCGGGTGCTGGGGGACGAGTGGTTCGTCTTCTACAACAACCTGACGAGTCCCGACGGCTCGGTCGAGCACACCGGCGACAACCTCACCGGTGAGGGCGACGGCGACGACGAGTCGCTGATCATCGACCTCTCCCGGGTGCCGGCCAACGTCGACAAGATCGTCTTTCCGGTCTCCATCCATGACGCCGAGAACCGCGGCCAGGCCTTCGGCCAGGTCAGCAACGCCTTCATTCGCGTCGTCAACCAGGCGGACGGCCAGGAGCTCGCCCGTTACGACCTCTCCGAGGACGCCTCCACCGAGACCGCGATGATCTTCGGCGAGGTCTACCGCTACGGCGGCGAGTGGAAGTTCCGCGCCGTGGGACAGGGGTACGCGTCCGGCCTTCGAGGCATCGCGCTCGACTTCGGTGTGAACGTCTCGTAGCGCTATAAGCGCAAAAGCCGGGGCCGTGTGGGGTGCGAGGGGTACCCGACTAGACTTCGGGTTCAAAAGTTCGTAAAGCCGCGCGCGGCGCGGGGGAACGCCGTACACACACGATTGGGTAGCCAGTGGTTCTGAAAACCTTCGGCTGGTCGTTCGCGGTCACCGCGCTCGGCTTGGTTGCAGCGGTTCTCTACGGCGGATGGGCGGCGTTCGGTGTCGTCGCGATCCTGTCCGTCCTGGAGATCTCGCTGTCGTTCGACAACGCGGTGGTCAACGCCGGGATCCTGAAGAAGATGAATGCCTTCTGGCAGAAGATCTTCCTCACCGTCGGCATCCTGATCGCCGTCTTCGGTATGCGGCTGGTCTTCCCCGTCGTCATCGTCGCCATCAGCGCCAAGGTGACTCCGATAGAGGCCGTCGACCTGGCGCTCACCGACAAGGACCAGTACCAGCAGTACGTGACCGACGCCCACCCGTCGATCGCGGCCTTCGGCGGTATGTTCCTGCTGATGATCTTCCTGGACTTCATCTTCGAGGACCGGGACATCAAGTGGCTGGGCTGGCTGGAGCGTCCGCTGTCCAAGCTCGGCAAGGTCGACATGCTGTCGGCCTGTATCGCGATGATCGTTCTGCTGGTCACCTCGATGACCTTCGCCACCAACGCCCACCAGCACGGCGGCGTCCATGTCGACAAGGCGCAGACGGTCCTGATCTCCGGACTCGCGGGTCTCATCACCTATCTCATCGTGGGTGGTCTCTCCGGCTTCTTCGAGAACAAGCTGGAGGAAGAGGAGGAGCGCGAGCACGAGGAGGAGGAGGCGGCGGAGCGCGCGGGCAAGCCGCGTTCGGCCGTGGCCCTGGCCGGTAAGGCCGCGTTCTTCATGTTCCTCTACCTGGAGGTCCTGGACGCGTCCTTCTCCTTCGACGGTGTCATCGGCGCCTTCGCCATCACCAACGACATCGTCCTGATGGCGCTGGGCCTCGGCATCGGCGCGATGTACGTCCGGTCGCTGACCGTGTACCTGGTCCGCCAGGGCACCCTCGACGACTACGTCTACCTGGAGCACGGCGCGCACTACGCGATCGGCGCGCTCGCGGCGATCCTTCTCGTCACCATCCAGTACGAGATCAACGAGTTCGTCACCGGCTCCATCGGTGTCATCCTGATCGCCTGGTCCTTCTGGTCCTCCGTGCGCCGCAACAAGGCGCTGGAGGCCGAAGAGGGAGAAGCTGACGCCGCCGACAAGGCGGAGGTCTCATCCGGGGTGTGACCACCCGCGGGGTGAGGGCAGGCTCTGAGCGGGGCGGCCGACGAGGACTCGTCCTCGTCGGCCGCCCCGCTGGTGGTTGACGTGACGACACGGCAGTTGTGGGGCGGGCATGGGTTTCCTGGACAACCTCTGGCGCGGGCGGGCCTCGGAGTTCGACGCGGGCAACGCGGCGACCAACGCGATCGAACTGACCAAGCGGCACCAGAGGGTGTCCCTCTCCAAACAGAACGCCGCGGCGGGCCATCTGCGCGTCAACCTGTCCTGGCGGATGCGGACGTCCGACATCGGCGGGCCGAAGCGGCAGAGCGTGCTGCGGCACCCCTTCAAGGCGCTCAGGCCGGAGGAGGTGCAGGCGCACAGCCAGAGCATGGTGAACGTCGACCTCGACCTCGGCTGTCTGTACGAGCTGGCCGACGGGACGAAGGGGGTCGTGCAGCCGCTGGGCGGCTTCCTCGGGGACATCAACGACCCGCCGTACATGCGGCTCAGCGGGGACGACCGGTTCGGGTCGGGATCCGGCGAGACGATGTACATCAACCTGGACCACCGGGACGCCTTCAAGCGGATGCTGGTGTTCGTCTACATCTACGACCAGACGCCGGCGTTCGACCGGACGCACGCGGTCGTGACGCTCTATCCCAGCAACGGCCCGCGGATCGAGATAGGCCTGGACGAGAGACATCCCCAGGCCCGGTCGTGTGCGGTGGTGATGATCGAGAACATCAAGGGGGAGATCACCGTGCGCCGGGAGGTGAAGTTCGTGTACGGCTTCCAGGCGGAACTCGACCGGTTGTACGGGTGGGGGCTGCAGTGGGGGCGGGGCTACAAGACGAAGGCCGAGCGTTCCTAGCGCCGTTCCTGACAGCCCCGCGCCCTCTACCGGGCGCTCAGCGGCCGATGAACTGCGGCCCCTGAGGCGGCAGGCGGAAGTTCGGGTCCAGGGCCGCCGCCGTGGGCTGGGGGTAGCCGTACGCCGGGCCGTTGGCGGTGGCGGGGGTCGGCTGGGGATGCGGATAGCCGTAGGAGGGCTGGGCGGGCTGCTGTGTGGGGGCCGCCGGCGGGTAGCCGTACGCGGGCTGGGACGGGACGCCGACCGGGGCCTGCTCGGGGGGCAGCGGGGCCGAGATCTCCGGGACCGGGGCCGGGGTCTGGGTCGTGGCGGTCTGGTCGGCGGTCGACTCGTCGACAGAGATGCCGAAGTCCGTGGCGAGGCCCTCGAGGCCGTTGGTGTAGCCCTCACCCAGGGCACGGAACTTCCAGCCGCCGCCGCGGCGGTACAGCTCACCGCAGATGAGGGCGGTCTCCTCACCCGTCTCGGGCTTGACGTCGAAGTACGCCAGCGGCTCGGCGTCGGTGACCGTGGCGTCGTACAGCAGGATGCGCAGGGACGGAACGCGGTCGAAGGAGACGTCCCCGGCGGAGGCCACGAGGAGAATCTGGCTGACAGCGGACTCGACACCCGCCAGATCGGTCTGGATCGTGTCGGTGAGGCCTTCGGCCACGCGCTTCTGGCCGAGCCGCCACACCTTGCCCGAGGGGTGGCGCGGCTGGTTGTAGAAGACGAAGTCCTCGTCGGACCGTACGCGGCCGTCGGGACCGAGGAGCAGCGCCGAGGCGTCGACCACCGGGGCGCCCTGCCCGGGCGCCCAGCGCAGCACGGCGCGGACCGCCGTGGCTTCGATCGGGACGTTCGACCCCTTCAGCATCGCGTGCGTCATGCGGTCATCCTGCCCTCTCGGTCCTGATCACGACAACGCGGGGGCGGCGAACCGTCGGTGAAACAGTCCAGCGCCCGTCATGGCCGGGTTACCAGAACTTCACGCCCGGTGGGAACTGATGTCACACATTTGTACGTACTATTACCGGCCACCATCGGGACCGGCCGCCTAGCAACCACGGGGGAATTACGTGCGTCATTTCGGGCATATCGCCCCTGCGGAGCGTCAGCGTCTCTTCCACCGGGAGCCAGGGGTCTTCGACGCCGACTCCCCGCCCCGCGTGCTCGCCGCCGCGCTGGGCGCCACGCTCTACAGCCCGGCGACCCGGGAGCGGCTGGCCGACGACATCGTCAAGCAGGCCGGGCGTGGTGTGGTCTCCATGGTGCTGTGCCTGGAGGACTCCATCGACGACGCGGAGGTCGTGGGCGCCGAGGAGAACCTCGTCCGGCAGTTCGCCGACCTCGCCGGGCGGCCGGACGCCGAGCTTCCGCTGCTGTTCATCAGAGTCCGCTTCCCCGAGCAGATACCCGACCTCGTACGCCGATTCGGCCCGGCCGTACGATTGCTGTCGGGGTTCGTGTTCCCGAAGTTCACCGAGGAGCGGGGTGTCGCGTTCCTGGAGGCGCTCACCGCGGCCGAGTCCGCGAGCGGGCGGCGGCTGTTCGGTATGCCGGTGCTCGAATCGCCGGAGCTGATGTACAGGGAGACGCGCGTAGAGGCGCTCCAGGGCATCGCCCACACCGTCGACAAGTACCGCGACCGCGTCCTCGCGCTGCGCCTCGGCGTGACCGACTTCTGCTCCTCCTACGGCCTGCGTCGACCGCCGGACATGACCGCGTACGACGTCCAGATCGTCGCCTCCGTGATCGCGGACGTGGTGAACGTGCTGGGACGTGCCGACGGCACCGGGTTCACGGTGACCGGGCCGGTGTGGGAGTACTTCCGGGTCCAGGAGCGCATGTTCAAGCCGCAGCTGCGCACGAGTCCCTTCCTGGCGAACCGGGCCGGACAGTTGCGCGAGTCGCTCATCGAGCACGCGCTGGACGGTCTGCTGCGCGAGATCTCCCTCGACCAGGCCAACGGGCTGCTCGGCAAGACCTGCATCCATCCCTCGCACGTCCTGCCCGTGCACGCGCTGTCCGTGGTCAGCCACGAGGAGTTCAGCGACGCCCAGGACATCGTGCGGCCCGACCGCAACGGGGGCGGCGTACTGCGTTCCGCCTCCCGCAACAAGATGAACGAGGTCAAACCGCACCGCGCCTGGGCGGAAAGGGTTCTGCAGCGTGCCGAGGTGTTCGGGGTCGCCAACGAGGACATCGGGTTCGTGGACCTGCTGGCCGCGGGGCTGCCCGACTGAACCTCCCGCCTTCCGACAGCCGTCCGCATTCACGTCGTACCGACTAAGGAATCGATGATCAACGCAGCGAACGACCCGACCGGCAGGTCCGGCGTGTCCGGCGCACCCGACCCCTCCGACGCCTCCGACCCGGTCTGGTCCGGGACCTGGGTCGGCGAACGGCTCGGGGTCGAACTGGTCGGGGACGCGGAGCTGAGCGGGCTGCTGGGGCTCGCGCTGCGGCGCAATCCCAAGCGGGCCCATCTGCTGGTGTCGAACGTCCTCGGCAAGCACGTGCCGCAGTCGCCGGCCGTCGTGCACGGGCACGGGTTCGCGCTGGGCCGCCGGGTGCGGGAGCTGCTGGGGGCGGCCGGGGCGCGGACCGCGGTCGTCCTCGGGTACGCCGAGACGGCCACCGGGCTCGGACACTCGGTCGCGGACGGCGTGGGCGAGGCGCCCTACCTCCACTCCACCCGGCGCCCGGTCGAGGGCGTCCACCAGGCGGGCGGCTTCGAGGAGTCCCACTCCCACGCGACGTCGCATCTGCTGCTGCCGGAGGACCCCAGGCTGCTCGCGGGGCGGGGGCCGCTGGTCCTCGTCGACGACGAGTTCTCCACCGGGAACACGGTCCTCAACACCATCCGCGCGCTGCACGAGCGGTATCCGCGCAGGCGGTACGTCGTCGTGGCGCTGGTCGACATGCGGTCGGCCGCCGACCAGGGACGGCTGGCCGAGTTCGCCCGGGAGATCGGGGCGCGGGTGGATCTGGTGGCCGCGGCGAAGGGGACCGTGCGGCTGCCGGAGGGTGTGCTGGAGAAGGGGCAGGCGCTCGTCGCGGAGTACGAGGCCGTTTCCACGGCGCCGGCCGGGAAGGGCGGGACTTCGCAGGTCACCCCCGTCGATCTGGGATGGCCGGCCGGGGTGCCCGACGGGGGGCGGCACGGCTTCACCCCCGCGCATCGCGCGCGGCTGGAGAGCGCGCTGCCCGCCATGGCCGCGCGACTCGCGGAGGCGCTGCCGCCGGGGGCCCGCCGTGTGCTCGTACTCGGCTTCGAGGAGCTGATGTACGCGCCGCTGGCGCTCGCGCGGGAGCTGGAGAAGATGGCGGCCGGGCTGGAGATACGGTTCTCCACCACCACGCGCTCACCCGTCCTCGCCGTCGACGACCCCGGCTACGCGATACGCAGCCGCATCGTCTTCCCCGCGCACGACGACCCCGCGGACGGGCCGGGGGAGCGGTACGCGTACAACGTGGCCGGCGGTGGCTTCGACGCGGTGGTCGCGGTCGTCGACTCGGTCGCGGACACGGCCGCGCTGCACGCCGCGGACGGCCTGCTGGCGACCCTCGCCGCGCACACACCGGACGTGCTGCTCGCCGTGGTGCCGTCGTACGTCCCGCCGACCGGGCACCGCCGGGCCGCGGCGTCCGGGCCCCGCGCCGCCGCGGCGGCATCAGGGAGCCGCCGGTTCGAGGCGACCGAGGCGAAGGAGGCGAGCGGACTCGCCCCGGCCACCACGGCCGAAGCGCGCGAACTCTCGCCCAGTGGGGCGAACGCCCCGGTCACTCCGGCCTCCGCCGGGCCACCGAGGCCGGTCACCCGCACCACCGACCCCCACGCGCAGACACCCCCCACCTCTCTTGTCACCGAAAGGCCCCCCATGCTCC is from Streptomyces sp. NBC_01314 and encodes:
- a CDS encoding DUF475 domain-containing protein — its product is MVLKTFGWSFAVTALGLVAAVLYGGWAAFGVVAILSVLEISLSFDNAVVNAGILKKMNAFWQKIFLTVGILIAVFGMRLVFPVVIVAISAKVTPIEAVDLALTDKDQYQQYVTDAHPSIAAFGGMFLLMIFLDFIFEDRDIKWLGWLERPLSKLGKVDMLSACIAMIVLLVTSMTFATNAHQHGGVHVDKAQTVLISGLAGLITYLIVGGLSGFFENKLEEEEEREHEEEEAAERAGKPRSAVALAGKAAFFMFLYLEVLDASFSFDGVIGAFAITNDIVLMALGLGIGAMYVRSLTVYLVRQGTLDDYVYLEHGAHYAIGALAAILLVTIQYEINEFVTGSIGVILIAWSFWSSVRRNKALEAEEGEADAADKAEVSSGV
- a CDS encoding Tellurium resistance, whose translation is MGFLDNLWRGRASEFDAGNAATNAIELTKRHQRVSLSKQNAAAGHLRVNLSWRMRTSDIGGPKRQSVLRHPFKALRPEEVQAHSQSMVNVDLDLGCLYELADGTKGVVQPLGGFLGDINDPPYMRLSGDDRFGSGSGETMYINLDHRDAFKRMLVFVYIYDQTPAFDRTHAVVTLYPSNGPRIEIGLDERHPQARSCAVVMIENIKGEITVRREVKFVYGFQAELDRLYGWGLQWGRGYKTKAERS
- a CDS encoding phosphoribosyltransferase domain-containing protein; translation: MINAANDPTGRSGVSGAPDPSDASDPVWSGTWVGERLGVELVGDAELSGLLGLALRRNPKRAHLLVSNVLGKHVPQSPAVVHGHGFALGRRVRELLGAAGARTAVVLGYAETATGLGHSVADGVGEAPYLHSTRRPVEGVHQAGGFEESHSHATSHLLLPEDPRLLAGRGPLVLVDDEFSTGNTVLNTIRALHERYPRRRYVVVALVDMRSAADQGRLAEFAREIGARVDLVAAAKGTVRLPEGVLEKGQALVAEYEAVSTAPAGKGGTSQVTPVDLGWPAGVPDGGRHGFTPAHRARLESALPAMAARLAEALPPGARRVLVLGFEELMYAPLALARELEKMAAGLEIRFSTTTRSPVLAVDDPGYAIRSRIVFPAHDDPADGPGERYAYNVAGGGFDAVVAVVDSVADTAALHAADGLLATLAAHTPDVLLAVVPSYVPPTGHRRAAASGPRAAAAASGSRRFEATEAKEASGLAPATTAEARELSPSGANAPVTPASAGPPRPVTRTTDPHAQTPPTSLVTERPPMLPDPLRGPDFSSYAPDEVGWLLRDLSEVTLEAPTEEREEAIQSGGAHYAESLPVEYQPTEQYQALFHSALEASAERIALAVGVVTETVLAERSARRPVLVSLARAGTPVGVLMRRWARYRHGVEVPHYAVSIVRGRGIDANALRWLAAHHDPADVVFVDGWTGKGAITRELAAAIEEFEVSDGITGFDPEIAVLADPGSCVRTYGTREDFLIPSACLNSTVSGLISRTVLRSDLVGPDDFHGAKFYRELAGVDVSVGFLDAIAARFAEVVDAVDARTKELLAADRTPTWEGWAAVERISEEYGIHDVNLVKPGVGETTRVLLRRVPWKILARAGAGADLDHVRLLAEQRGVPVEEVAELPYTCVGLIHPQYTRGATGADGKAVAV
- a CDS encoding HpcH/HpaI aldolase/citrate lyase family protein — protein: MRHFGHIAPAERQRLFHREPGVFDADSPPRVLAAALGATLYSPATRERLADDIVKQAGRGVVSMVLCLEDSIDDAEVVGAEENLVRQFADLAGRPDAELPLLFIRVRFPEQIPDLVRRFGPAVRLLSGFVFPKFTEERGVAFLEALTAAESASGRRLFGMPVLESPELMYRETRVEALQGIAHTVDKYRDRVLALRLGVTDFCSSYGLRRPPDMTAYDVQIVASVIADVVNVLGRADGTGFTVTGPVWEYFRVQERMFKPQLRTSPFLANRAGQLRESLIEHALDGLLREISLDQANGLLGKTCIHPSHVLPVHALSVVSHEEFSDAQDIVRPDRNGGGVLRSASRNKMNEVKPHRAWAERVLQRAEVFGVANEDIGFVDLLAAGLPD
- a CDS encoding TerD family protein, with amino-acid sequence MTHAMLKGSNVPIEATAVRAVLRWAPGQGAPVVDASALLLGPDGRVRSDEDFVFYNQPRHPSGKVWRLGQKRVAEGLTDTIQTDLAGVESAVSQILLVASAGDVSFDRVPSLRILLYDATVTDAEPLAYFDVKPETGEETALICGELYRRGGGWKFRALGEGYTNGLEGLATDFGISVDESTADQTATTQTPAPVPEISAPLPPEQAPVGVPSQPAYGYPPAAPTQQPAQPSYGYPHPQPTPATANGPAYGYPQPTAAALDPNFRLPPQGPQFIGR
- a CDS encoding TerD family protein, which encodes MGVTLAKGGNVSLSKAAPNLTQVLVGLGWDVRTTTGAPFDLDASALLCQGGRVLGDEWFVFYNNLTSPDGSVEHTGDNLTGEGDGDDESLIIDLSRVPANVDKIVFPVSIHDAENRGQAFGQVSNAFIRVVNQADGQELARYDLSEDASTETAMIFGEVYRYGGEWKFRAVGQGYASGLRGIALDFGVNVS